TCGATCAGCTTCACCTCCAGGCCTTGCTTGTGCGCTTCTGCCACGGCCGCTTCGAGCGGAATGGCGAAGGCGGCCGTGGTACCGATCTTCAGGGGTTCAACTGCCAGCGCGGCGCCGGCAAGGCCCAGGGACAGCAGGGCGGCCGCGACGGGCCGATAGAGTTTCTCAAGCATGATGCGCGGCTCCGGTGGGGGCGTTGGTCGGGGTGCGATAGGTGCTGCCGGGATGGTCGGCGGGCAGATGTGCGCTAGGGCTGGCGAACAGCTTCTGGCGCAGGCTGCCCTCGGCGTAGGCGGTCTTGTAGCGGCCGCGGCGTTGCAGTTCGGGGACCACCAGGTCGATGAAGTCTTCGTAGCTTTCCGGGGTGACGGTGCGTGCCAGGTTGAAGCCGTCCAGGCCGGTCTCGTCGATCCAGCCGATCAGTTGCTCGGCGACCTGGTCAGGCGCACCGACCAGGGTCACGTAGCGTCCGCCCAGGGCGTGTTGTTCCAGCAGGCGGCGGCGGGTCCAGACGTTGTCCTGCAAGAGCTTGGTGGCGGACTGGATCGCATTGCCCTGGCCTGCGTTGATTGGCTCGTCGAGGTCGAAGGCAGCGAAGTCGATGCCGGTGGAGGCGGCAAAGTGCGCCACACCGGCTTCGGCGCTGGCGTGACGCAAATACTCGGCGTGCTTGGCGCGGGCCTGCTCCTCGGTGGGTGCGACGATCACGGTGATGCCCATGAACACCTTGATCGCCTGAGGGTCGCGGCCGGCGGCGAGGGCGGCTGCGCGCACCTTGTCGACCTGGGCACGGGTGCCTGAGTGGGTCTGGCCGCCGATGAACACGCACTCGGCGTGGTTGCCGGCAAATGCCAGGCCGCGTGCCGAGCTGCCCGCCTGGAACAGCACCGGTGTGCGCTGCGGCGAGGGTTCGCACAGGTGATAGCCCTCGACCTTGTAGAACTCGCCTCGGTGCTCGACCTTGCGCACTTTGTCGGGCCGGGCATAGACGCGCTGCTTGCGGTCTTCGACCACGGCATCGTCCGCCCAACTGCCTTCGAGCAGCTTGTACAGCACCTGCAGGTATTCGTCGGCCTGGTCGTAGCGCCGGTCGTGCTCGGGCTGCTGTTCCAGGCCCATGGCACGGGCCGCGCTGTCGAGGTAGCCGGTGACGATGTTCCAGCCGACCCTGCCCTTGCTCAGGTGGTCGAGGGTCGAGAGCCTGCGGGCGAACAGATACGGCGGCTCGTAGGTGAGGTTGGCGGTAAGCCCGAAGCCCAGGTTGCGGGTCACCGCGGCCATGGCCGAGACCAGCAGCAGCGGGTCGTTGACCGGTAGCTGGATCGATTCCTTGAGCGTGACGTCGACCGAGTCGCCGTAGATGTCGTAGGTGCCGACGATGTCGGCGATGAACAGCCCGTCGAACAGCCCGCGCTCCAGCAGGCGCGCGAGGTCGGTCCAGTACTCGATGTCCTTGTAGCGGGTCGAGGTGTCGCGCGGATGGGTCCACAGGCCGTGGTTGATATGGCCAATGCAGTTCATGTTGAAAGCGTTGAGCAGGATCTGCTTGCTCATCAGATGGTCCCTCGCAGCGGTGGGTTTTCGCCGTTGAGGTAGTAGTTGCCGATGGCGTGGTACTTCCAGCGCACCGGGTCGTGCAGGGTGTGGACCCGGGCGTTGCGCCAGTGGCGGTCGAGGCTGTGTTCGGCCAGGGTGGCGCGGCTGCCTGCCAGCTCGAACAGAGTGCTGCCGGCGGCCAGGGAAATCTCGGTGCTGATCGCGCGGGCCTCGGCGACGGCGATGGAGGCGGCGGCCACGCTGCTGGCGTTGCTGTCGCGCTGGGCCTGGTCGAGGATTTCACCGGCCCGTTCGAGCAGTGCTTCGGCGGCGTGCAGGCGGATGCTCAGGCGACCGAAGCTGTTGAGTGTCAGTGGGTCGGCCGAAGCCTGGTCGACACCTGCGTCTATCCATGGGCGGCTGTGGTTGCGCACGAAGTGCAGGGCGTCCTCGACTGCGGCGCGAGCGATGCCGGTGTCGATGGCGGCGTGGAGAATCTGGGCCAATGGGCCGACTGTGGTCGGGCGTTCGAACGCGGCCTGGAAGGGCACCAGGTCGGCAGCCTCGACACGGACATTGTCGAACAGCACCGAACCGCTGCCGGTGGTGCGCTGGCCGAAGCCGCTCCAGTCGTCGATCACCTGCACACCGGGGCTGTCGGCGGGTACGAACGCCAGTTGCTGCACGCCCTCGTCATCGACCACCGAGGTGGGGATGCGCTGGGCGTAGATCGCGCCGGTGGCGTAGAACTTGCGGCCGTTGATGCGGTAGCCGCCGCCGTCGCGGGTCAGGCGGGTGGTGCGGTCGCTGGAGGTCCTGGTGCCGAGTTCGGCCAGGGCGTTGCCGAAGCGCTTGCCGGCCAGCACCTCGGCGTAGAGACGCTGCTGTTGTTCGAGGGTGCCGTTCACGCGCAGTACTTCGAGGGCGTAGAAGTGGTTCTGCGGAATCTGCCCGAGCGAGGCGTCGGCCTGGGCGATGCGGGCGATGACCTTGGCCAGGGTAACGTTCGACACTTCGGCGCCGCCGAAGGCCTTGGGTACGCTGATGGCCCACAGGCCGGAGCGGGTGAACAGCTCCAGTTCGGCGTGCGGGAGGCGACGCTCGCGGTCGCGCAGGGCGCTGTCGCGGTGCAGTTGCCGGGCGATGTCTTCAGCGACGGCCAGGGCTTGGGCGTCGCTGGTGATCACGGATGTGGTCATGTTGTTCTCCGGGGCGTTTCGCGGGCAAGCCCGCTCCTACAGAGGATCGCGATCACCTGTAGGAGCGGGCTTGCCCGCGAAAGGCCCTCAAGTCAGATCCAGGAATGCCGCGCAGGCAGCGTGCCGTTGAGGTAATAGGCGCCGACCGCGTGGTACTTCCAGCGCACCGGGTCGTGCAGCGTGTGCACCCGGGCGTTGCGCCAGTGGCGGTCGAGGTTGAATTCGGCGAGGGTGGCGCGGCTGCCGGCGAGTTCGAGCAGCTTCTCGCTGGCCTGCAGCGAAATCTCGGTGGTGAGCACCTTGGCCTCGGCCACGGCAATCGAGGCGCGCGCCGCCGCAGCGGCATCGATGGGCGCCGCATTGACTTCGTCCAGCACCTGCGCGGCCTTGCGCAGCAGCGCCTCGGCGGCGTGCAGCTCGAGCTTGAGACGGCCGATGTCGGCGATCACGTAGAGATCATCGCTGGCCCGTTCGACCTTGGCATCGATCCACGGCCGCGACTTGTCACGCACGAAGGCGATGGCGTCGTCGATGGCCGCTTCGGCGATTCCGGCGTCGATGGCAGCCTGGATCAGTTGCGAGACCGAGCCCTGAATATTGGGCTGGTCGGCCTGACGCCAGTTGTCGATCACCAGGTCCGCGTCCACCGGCACCTGGTCGAGCAGCACCGTGCCGCTGGCGGTGGTGCGCTGGCCGAAGCCGGACCAGTCGTCGACGATGCGCAGCCCAGGGCTGCCACGGCGTACGAAGGCCAGGCGCTGGCGACCTTCGTCGTCCAGGGCCTTTACCGCCACCCAGTGGGCGAACAGGGCGCCGGTGGAGTAGAACTTCTCGCCGCTGATCCGGTAGGTGTCGCCGTCGCGGGTGATGCGGGCCTTGAGGGTCAAGGTGTCTTTGGTGCTGCGTTCGGGGCCGGCATTGCCGATGCGCCAGCCGTCCAGCACCGAGCGGAAGATCAGCGCCTGCTGCGCCTCGCTGGCGGTCAGGCGCAGCAGTTGCAGCAGGCCGAACTGATTCTGCGGGATCTGCCCCAACGCCGGGTCGGCGGCGCTGATCAGGCGAAAGACTTCGGCGATGGTCGCGAACGACACATCCGGGCCGCCATGGGCCTTGGGCACGCTGATGCTGCCAAGCCCCGAGCGGGTGAACAGCTCGATCTCGGCCCACGGCAGCTTGCGTTGCTGGTCGCGGCGCGAAGCCTGCTGGCGCGCGACTTCGGCCAGTTCGCGGGCCGCTTGCAGGGCCTCGGCGTCATTGCGCAACACCTTGGCCGGCAGCAGCAGGGGCGAGCTGTCGATATCGCTGTGGAATTGGGTATTGGGTTGGCTGGACATCAGTGCCGCTCCTTGGCTGCACTCAATGCCCTGGCGTTACGCACTGGGGTGATTGTGTTCCTGACCATTCCTGAACCTCACGAAGTAGATGCGTCGCTACAGCTGGTCGCGACGGATGTAGGCGGGTCCGGTGGTCCGGTCTATATACCTTATGTGCTTATAAAAAGTTTATGAACTAACTCTTTGGAATATGAATAGAAGAGAGGCATTTGTCTGGCTGTGCCGGACTCTTCGCGGGCAAGGCCCGCACCCACAGAGAACCGCACAGGCTTCATCGCCGGTGCGGCTCCTGTGGAAGCGGGACTTGCCCGCGAAGATCCAGCCGAGCTTTTCAGTCTTGCGAAGCAGTGGTCCCGAGGAACTTGCGCAGGAACTGCCGGGTGCGTTCCTCCTTCGGATCGGCGAACAGCGCCTTGGCCTCGCCCTGCTCGACGATCACGCCCTTGTCGAAGAAGATCACCCGGTTCGCCACATCACGTGCAAAGCTCATCTCGTGGGTGACGATGATCATGGTGCGCTTCTCTTCGGCCAGGCCGCGGATGGTCGCCAGCACTTCGCCGACCAGCTCGGGGTCGAGCGCGGAGGTCGGTTCGTCGAAGAGGATCACTTCAGGCTCCATCGCCAGGGCACGGGCGATGGCCACGCGCTGCTGCTGGCCGCCGGAAAGGCGCCTTGGATAGGCGTCTTCCTTGCCGGCCAGGCCGACCTTGGCGAGCAGCTTGCGGCCCAGCTCCAGGGCCTGGTCGCGCGGGGTCTTCTTGACGATCACCGGCCCTTCGATGACGTTCTCCAGGGCGGTGCGGTGCGGGAACAGGTTGAAGTTCTGGAACACGAACCCGGCCTGCTGGCGCAGACGGCGGATCGCGCTTTGCTGGCTGCCGAGCGGGCGGTCGGCGTCGATATCGATATCGCCGATGCGGATCTTCCCGGCATCGGGTGTTTCCAGCAGGTTCAGACAGCGCAGGAAGGTGGTCTTGCCCGAGCCGCTGGGGCCGATGATGGCGACGACTTCACCGGCCTCGACTGTCAGGTCGATGCCCTTGAGCACGGTCTGGCCCTTGAACTGCTTGGTCAGGCCTTCTACTACGATCATCTTCAGTGCTCCTGGTCATGCTGGTTGACCCGCGCTTCCATGCGGTTCTGGAAGTGCGCCAGGATACTGCAGAGAATCCAGTAGATGACGGCCACGGCCAGATACATGGTGAAGACTTCGAAGGTCCGTGCGGTGATCAACTGTGCCTGGCGGAACAGCTCTGGCACCTGGATGGTCGCTGCCAGGGCGGTATCCTTGACCAGCGAGATGAAGCTGTTGCCCAGCGGCGGCAGGGCGGTGCGCATGGCCTGGGGCAGGATCGCCCGGCGCATGGCCTGGGTACGGGTCATGCCGATGCTGGCTGCGGCTTCCCACTGGCCGCGGTCGATCGAGGAGATCGCCGCGCGCAGGATTTCGCAGATGTACGCCGCCATGTTCAGCGACAGGCCGATCAACGAGGCGGGGATCGGATCGAGTTCGATGCCGATCTGTGGCATGCCGAAGTAGATCACGAACAGTTGCACCAGCAGCGGCGTGCCGCGGAAGAACGACACGTAGATCCGCGCCAGCCAGTCCAGCGGCAGGATCTTCGACAGGCGCATCAGTGCCAGGGCAAAGCCCAGCACCAGGCCGAAGAACATGCCGCCGACACTGAGCAGTACCGTGTAACCCGCGCCCTTGAGCAGGAAGGGCGTAGAGTCGATAACGAGTTGCAGGCTTTCAGAGATCATTTGGTGACGTCGGCACCGAAGTATTTCTCGGACAGCTTGGCCAGGGTGCCGTCAGCCTTGAGCTTGTCCAGCGCCTTGTTCACTGCCGCGAGCAGCTCAGGTTCGCCCTTGCGCAGGGCAACGCCGCTTTCCAGGCGCGAGAAGGCTTCGCCGGCAAGTTGAGTGTCCTTGGCCTTCTGTGCGTATTCCAGGGCGGCCAGGCGGTCGATCAGGATGGCGTCGATACGGCCGTTGCGCAGGTCGGCGAACTTGCTCGGATCGTCTTCATAGGTACGCACGTCGGCCTTGGGTACGTCCTGCTTGACCCATTGCTCGTAGTTGGTGCCCAGGCCCACACCGACCTTCTTGCCCGCCAGGTCCTGCGCGGTCTTGATGTTCAGCTGCTCGGCCTTCTTCTTCAGGATCAGCGCCTGGATGCCGGAGATGGTGTAGGGCTCGGAGAAGTCATACTTCTTCTTGCGCTCTTCGGAGATGGTGACCTGGTTGATCACCACGTCCAGGCGCTTGGATTCCAGCGCGGCAAGGATGCCGTCCCACTTGGTTGGCTGGACCTTGGCCTTGACGCCCAGCTCCTTGGCCAGCAGTTCGGAGAGTTCCACTTCGAAACCGGTCAGCTTGCCGTTTTCGTCGA
The Pseudomonas putida genome window above contains:
- a CDS encoding SfnB family sulfur acquisition oxidoreductase, with the protein product MTTSVITSDAQALAVAEDIARQLHRDSALRDRERRLPHAELELFTRSGLWAISVPKAFGGAEVSNVTLAKVIARIAQADASLGQIPQNHFYALEVLRVNGTLEQQQRLYAEVLAGKRFGNALAELGTRTSSDRTTRLTRDGGGYRINGRKFYATGAIYAQRIPTSVVDDEGVQQLAFVPADSPGVQVIDDWSGFGQRTTGSGSVLFDNVRVEAADLVPFQAAFERPTTVGPLAQILHAAIDTGIARAAVEDALHFVRNHSRPWIDAGVDQASADPLTLNSFGRLSIRLHAAEALLERAGEILDQAQRDSNASSVAAASIAVAEARAISTEISLAAGSTLFELAGSRATLAEHSLDRHWRNARVHTLHDPVRWKYHAIGNYYLNGENPPLRGTI
- the tcyJ gene encoding cystine ABC transporter substrate-binding protein, with the translated sequence MTKFTKPLLNASLAILLGTGLFSHAFAGEQLKTIQEKGVINVGLEGTYPPFSFVDENGKLTGFEVELSELLAKELGVKAKVQPTKWDGILAALESKRLDVVINQVTISEERKKKYDFSEPYTISGIQALILKKKAEQLNIKTAQDLAGKKVGVGLGTNYEQWVKQDVPKADVRTYEDDPSKFADLRNGRIDAILIDRLAALEYAQKAKDTQLAGEAFSRLESGVALRKGEPELLAAVNKALDKLKADGTLAKLSEKYFGADVTK
- the tcyN gene encoding L-cystine ABC transporter ATP-binding protein TcyN translates to MIVVEGLTKQFKGQTVLKGIDLTVEAGEVVAIIGPSGSGKTTFLRCLNLLETPDAGKIRIGDIDIDADRPLGSQQSAIRRLRQQAGFVFQNFNLFPHRTALENVIEGPVIVKKTPRDQALELGRKLLAKVGLAGKEDAYPRRLSGGQQQRVAIARALAMEPEVILFDEPTSALDPELVGEVLATIRGLAEEKRTMIIVTHEMSFARDVANRVIFFDKGVIVEQGEAKALFADPKEERTRQFLRKFLGTTASQD
- the tcyL gene encoding cystine ABC transporter permease; translated protein: MISESLQLVIDSTPFLLKGAGYTVLLSVGGMFFGLVLGFALALMRLSKILPLDWLARIYVSFFRGTPLLVQLFVIYFGMPQIGIELDPIPASLIGLSLNMAAYICEILRAAISSIDRGQWEAAASIGMTRTQAMRRAILPQAMRTALPPLGNSFISLVKDTALAATIQVPELFRQAQLITARTFEVFTMYLAVAVIYWILCSILAHFQNRMEARVNQHDQEH
- a CDS encoding SfnB family sulfur acquisition oxidoreductase — protein: MSSQPNTQFHSDIDSSPLLLPAKVLRNDAEALQAARELAEVARQQASRRDQQRKLPWAEIELFTRSGLGSISVPKAHGGPDVSFATIAEVFRLISAADPALGQIPQNQFGLLQLLRLTASEAQQALIFRSVLDGWRIGNAGPERSTKDTLTLKARITRDGDTYRISGEKFYSTGALFAHWVAVKALDDEGRQRLAFVRRGSPGLRIVDDWSGFGQRTTASGTVLLDQVPVDADLVIDNWRQADQPNIQGSVSQLIQAAIDAGIAEAAIDDAIAFVRDKSRPWIDAKVERASDDLYVIADIGRLKLELHAAEALLRKAAQVLDEVNAAPIDAAAAARASIAVAEAKVLTTEISLQASEKLLELAGSRATLAEFNLDRHWRNARVHTLHDPVRWKYHAVGAYYLNGTLPARHSWI
- a CDS encoding LLM class flavin-dependent oxidoreductase; protein product: MSKQILLNAFNMNCIGHINHGLWTHPRDTSTRYKDIEYWTDLARLLERGLFDGLFIADIVGTYDIYGDSVDVTLKESIQLPVNDPLLLVSAMAAVTRNLGFGLTANLTYEPPYLFARRLSTLDHLSKGRVGWNIVTGYLDSAARAMGLEQQPEHDRRYDQADEYLQVLYKLLEGSWADDAVVEDRKQRVYARPDKVRKVEHRGEFYKVEGYHLCEPSPQRTPVLFQAGSSARGLAFAGNHAECVFIGGQTHSGTRAQVDKVRAAALAAGRDPQAIKVFMGITVIVAPTEEQARAKHAEYLRHASAEAGVAHFAASTGIDFAAFDLDEPINAGQGNAIQSATKLLQDNVWTRRRLLEQHALGGRYVTLVGAPDQVAEQLIGWIDETGLDGFNLARTVTPESYEDFIDLVVPELQRRGRYKTAYAEGSLRQKLFASPSAHLPADHPGSTYRTPTNAPTGAAHHA